Part of the Quercus robur chromosome 5, dhQueRobu3.1, whole genome shotgun sequence genome, atgaGTTTGGCTTATTTGtagtactttttaaaaaagaatctcctttttattttaataagagaTTGCAACATtatccactaactaaataaaaaataaagattaaaattcACTACCATTTGTCattctatatttaaaataaaaggacatgTCCAGTTAAAAATCTACTCAAGGTAAGCCAAATCCCAAAAGTATAACTTGGGAAGGAATAAAACATATGTGGCACAAGAGCAcctcaaatttataaatattattatcattatttcccaaaaaaaataataaaaaaatcccaaGTTTGAACATCCTCAAAATCTCTCACGATACACTAATCAAACTGTTTCACGACAAACACCTTAATTTCCAGTGGTTTTTTGGGTTGGAAGTACATGTCTGTAAAAGCATTCCAACGAAAGccaaattaaattttccaagAAAGTTGGGTTGAAGTTTCCTCCCCAAACAGATTTAAATCGTTTTCCTTTTAGTAAACTACAGTTGCAGGATGCTTAGGAACTTAAGAGATCTCTCAAGATTCACTAGTCAACTAAATTGGGACAACATAGAATTAATACATACTAGAGAAgtgctacattcacaatattttcataacattttcacaacaaataataagtggttagttgttcttgattttaatttgaacctacaactaaaataacttttttactCCACCAATAATAATCCGTAATAACCtatcacttaggatttgttacaTAAGTATCATAATACATGCCACTCACAGTGAGGGGAGAGAGGGGGAAGGGACAAATGTTGGGTAAGTAACAagttttttgtcaatttatccctgtttctctctcttgtttgaTTGGTGAGTaacatttagatttttttttttttttttttgggaccacttttataaaatataaaagcaaaagatgtgtctttgtttttattttgagaattgagataaTACGTACGTCCCTTAATTTGTTGGCTTTAAGTGAGGAGGCCATATTCCATCCCATTGAAAATTGAAGTAAGAATTGCGTTTCCAACTTTGACAGCGTAAGAATTGCGTTTCCAACTTTGACAACCATTTAGTccatcctttctttttcatctaCTTCAAGGAGACTACGGCTCTGTGCTAACTGGAACCTAAGTCTTACAACTTTGGTCATTTATATATGTAAACatgggagaaaatgggcaaatgccccttttaaaataaaaaaaaatttaaaaaaatctagcattttgccccattttccaaactaattagggaaatatccttcttttgaaactccattttctcaaaattgagttataaaaaaaaaaaaaaaattctagagccctatagtggcgttttaaggagcctatagtgacgttttaaggacctatagtggtgttttgtaatccgatctccatgaagtcgagttacatgcaattttttttccttttttttacctataactcgatttcaaggaaatcggattacaaaacgccattataggtccttaaaacgtcactataggatccTTAAAAaggtcactatagggcttaactcgattttgagaaattcgagtttcaaaagagggggaTTTCTctaattaatttgggaaagagggaaaaatgttggattatttttttaaaaagggcaaaagccaattttttcccGTAAACATGGTTTAGCAAGAGAATTAAGAATtcttattatcaattttttttaatacaagataaaaattctactctaacctaatctaagtgtttATGAGGGTGTAGAAGCAGAAATCGGTAATACACATGCAATAATTACATAATTCTTAGCTAAATTCTACAAAAACTCTAAGTTCGTaaacaaaagaatagagaaaacctctcaAATTAAACTTTCATTGATAACAATTTAATAAATCACCACCTCCATGTAATTAAGGAgcatttattgaaaaatttcTCCTAACtcctttaagaaaaagaaacaacaaagtGCTACTCGCTACTAGAGAAAAGAAAGCAGCTTAATTagggaaataaaaataaataaaatcctaattcaactaggaagagaaaaaaaaaaatgtcataactGATTTGCATCATCTTCCTTGGGTTGGAAAAAAACTCgttcttgagtttttttttgctatttattttcGATTATTACTGAAATACCCACTCAACAATATGTGGCTCCGCCACTTCCTTCTAAGATAGAAGGTCTTTCGTAGTTATTAGTAAtgatcttttcttatttttgtcattttgtatGCCTCATTGCCTATATAAAGCAGTCCAAAGTAGGTTTCGAAAATCCATAAACACTGCATTCCTCAACTCAAGCtttcttaatttttcctttAGCTTTTCCTTTTAGGTGATTCCATCACTATGGATTGTAAGAAACAACTGCAATTTGTGCTGCGAACTTCATCATCCGAGATGAAGCCTCAAGCCAATGATATCGAACATGAACGAAGATCTGCCAATTATAAGCCAAACATATGGAATTACGATTACCTACAGTCTCTTTCTAGCATATACGACGTAAGAATCCTTTCTAAATATATTCTATGAGAATATTATCGTGACTACAGTTTTTGTGCCACAACTTTTACAACTTTTATGTGGCCAATATTAGTAAACGTTTGTCCCTTTCATAAAGactaactatttttttttcataactttgATGTTGTGTCAACAGATTCTCTCATCTTTCATCTCGAAAAATAATTATGGCTTCTTTTTCTGTTCTATTCCATACTCTACCATAGAGAAATGATAATAACTTCTTATGCAATTAGTTTCTATAGTGTAAAATATGACTCTTAACACattattgtatttgtttctcaaattgtAACTCATCAAGAGGGAATATAAGTGCGTGTAAATAGACCCCGAGTATTCAAGTTATTTCATTATAGACAGTGTATTTTTCCAAACcaatttaaatgaattttttggaattttttcttaCTTATTATATGATGATTCGTAAGATCATTCACGTGTCATATTTAAAAACTTTATGACTTACTAAATCAATGGAATGACTAAAAATGAATGTGGAGGTCGTAGAAATTTTGTTTCCTAAACTCTGTCCTTTCATTATTGTCCATTCTCATTTTTAGAGAGCCCCTCTGCACGTGATTTTCACTAACACAATTCAGATTTGGGACAATGGTGTTTTTGCAGGGCCAAGAATATGAAAGAAGGGTACAGAAACTTAAAGAAGATGTAAGGATAATATTTGCGAATGCAGTGGACTCTGTGGCAACGTTTGAGCTGATCGACAGCGTAAACAAGTTAGGCCTAGCAAGCCACTTTGATATGGAAATCAAAGAGGCTCTAGACACCATTGCATCTACTAAGAAGAAAATTTCTAGTCCAGAAGAGGATCTCTACACTACTGCACTATGCTTTAGGCTTTTTAGGCAGCATGGCTATGAAGTTTCTCAGGGTAAAATAATCTTCGAATTTAAATCATATCATTTATGTAGCTGATCCTAACTAATCTGTTAAAAATCCATAACTGACCCCAAAAAACTTAGAAACTAAAACTTGGTTGTTGTTTGAAGTCCTAATATCTAACACCAGTACATTCTGTGCAATTCAGATATGTTTAGAGGCTTCATGGATGAAAAAACTGGTTTGTTCAGAGAAAACACGCACATAAATATCAAAGAAATGCTTGAGCTTTTGGAGGCCTCACACTTGGGTTTAGAAGGTGAAAACATTCTGGATGTGGCTAGAGATTTCTCAACTGCAACTCTCAAAGAAAGCATTTCCAGTTTAGACAGTGACCTTGCCAAGCAAGTGGTCCATGTTTTGGAACTTCCATCACAAAGGAGAGTACAGTGGTTTGATGTCAAATGGCACATCAATTCATATGAGAAAGACATTCACATGAACTCGAGCTTACTTGAACTTGCTAAACTTCATTTCAACATAGTTCAAGCCATACTTCAAAAAGATCTAAGGGAATCATCCAGGTAGCTTCCAAAGAATAATGTGatttgtgaatatatatatcttatacCCCAAACTCACTTTGCATTGCACAAAATACTAATTATAAGCATGAAGAGAAACAACTTAATTACTTGTACCTTTGTGTCATTTAGGTGGTGGAGAAATCTGGGGCTCACAGAGAACTTGAGTTTTGCCAGAGACAGACTAGCCGAAAGTTTTATGTGCTCAGTGGGCCTTGCATTCGAGCCTGAGTACACATGTCTTAGAAAATGGCTTACGAAAGTTGTTATTCTGATACTGATAATTGATGATGTTTATGATGTTTATGGCACATTGGAAGAACTAAAGCACTTCACAAATGCCGTAAATAGGTTAGCATTGCAGAATATCACTGCTGAAAACTTTCAATATAAAATAGGGTTAAATATACTTTAACTTCTGGGCTGGTTTTATTTTGGTCCTCACacagttttttttgttttactttggTCCTTACTAATAAAATGCTTATAGATCACATaactataataaataataaataaactactTTAGGCAAAGCAATATGTAGCTTAACTAACACTTCTCtagtatttttaatagaaatgtttagggtttgaatcatttttctttattctaaGAGAATCTCCAATAGGCTCTCTAAAACTAATTTTGGAGAACAAACACACCAAAATTTCACTCCAAAAGCTTCTCTATCTCTATATTTTGGATTGTAGTTGCTATAGTACCTCTCATGAAATAGAAAACACTATAGCGTTTATTGTAGCaccttcaaaaaattttatctattaaaataatcacctagttgaataaaaaataattttttttctctttcctccgTTACTCTTTCTTCCTTGCTCTCTCTTTCACTTCTAAGCataaaaaactctctctcttctcattaGAAAACAAAGATAGACGAAGGCCAACTCTCTTTGCTGGCTGTGTGAGTGAGTGAAgtgagatgaagaagaaagaaaataaaaaacaaaaatgcaaacACAGAGGAAAAGTCAAAAGATCATGGTcggctgtgtgtgtgtgaagtgaGCCAAAGAGGAAAGAAGTAGGTAGgtaaatggtaaatttaattgtTCACTCTccaaatagtataaaaatttggAGAAGTTACTAGAGATGCTCTaactattaaaaagaaaatgacaatgTTAGATAAAAGTTTGCTctgaaaataattaaatgaaaatgaaagtgaaagtaattttcttctctttttcttcatccctcccccctccaagtttctttgcaatgtttttgtttttttttttggggggtggggggggggggggggggatttaaGTATTTTGATAGAAATTTTTAGCTGACATAGCCTTTTTGCCAACTATGTagcaaaatctttttttttttttttttcaaataagtgATACGTAGGCATTATGTTAGTCATGTCATGTGagtaatttttgtcaattagaGCATCTTCAATAGCTTAGGTAAAAGCAAAATAATCTCTAaccaacaaaatcaaacaactaaaagaaaaaaaaaattattctctcCTCTTGTTCTCTTTTTGCTACAATAGGTGATCTGcaaaggaagaataaaaaaatattaaaaaaagaatgaagaaataatatttaaatgagatagagaatggataaagaatctgttggaaaatgtatttgaaaaagtggataGCTAAAAGGTAAAAATCATTGTTCAtttccaaacagtacaaaaatttggagagtTTGTTGGAGATGCCCTTAGGTGTTGGTAAGGATAACAATGAAGCACACAAGTatgaaaatgaaacaaaaaattgaggACCAAAAATACTTTAAGGCCCTGtttatttcaatgtaaaaacatttcaaggaaaattatttgttttctgATGTTTAGTTATTTTCCTCAAAATGCTCAAAAAATATTTGCTGGAGTTGGTCTCatatgaaaaatcataaattttatatttatatttaatataaatatgaaataaaaacttTGATATATTTCtcactttaatatattaataaaataacttaGATCAACCTgcacaatcaaaataaaatttttaaaaattacactAATAAGCATATTCAAAATAAGAGTGtaacaataaaagtaaataaaaataataattaacaaaagCTATCAACTGAACTAGCATTCACAAGGATAATTACGTACAAACAATTGAAACCTCTAAGTGATACTAATAAAGTATTTTTGAGAAACTGTTAAAAGTTTGGTGTTGATTTCCATAATTTTGAGGCATTACGTGGTTATTTTGGAGGTTTTATAAggtattttcatcattttaatggttttttagggggtatatttatttatattttttagaggGTATTTCATGAATCATAttagatttgaaaatatttaggtcattttttagattcaaGGCTATTTCAGTCATTTTGAAGGTTTAATGGATAATTTGGCTATTTTATAGGATTTAGAggcattttagaggttttgagcatattttggttattttggagATATTAGAGGTATTTTAAAATAGGCAAATAATTGTTTTACAACATTAAGAATAATTCTCACCAAAATATTTAATTCAGGTGGGATGTTAGTGAAACTCAACAGCTTCCAGAGTGCATGAAGACTTGCTTCCTAGCTCTCTACAATACTACTGATGAAATCGCTAATGAAATTCAAAAGGAGAAGGGTGCTTGGAACCAAGTTTTACCATATCTTAAAAAAGGGGTACTCATCTgttcattttccataataattgaaatttactcatttgttcatttttcatcATGTTTAATTGGAatacatatatacacaataGGTAAAGATCATCGTTATTGAAATTATAGtgaatatctttttctttttttcttttttaatagtggATAGATTTTTGTAATGCATTATTTGTGGAAGCAAAGTGGTACAACATGGGCTACAGTCCATCCCTGCAAGAATATCTAAGTAATGCATGGATTTCATCGACTGCCCCATTACTTTTGGTCCACGAATTCTTTTCCATGGGACATGAGGTAACAAACGGGATGGAAGATTTTCTGgagaaaaaccaagaaattGTGTATAATATATCTATAATAATTCGACTCTGCAATGATTTGGGGACTTCAATGGTAATTACTCTTTCTttatacaacatttttataaactgtGATGtcactttagcattttccaaataattattaatagatAAAAATGTGATGTCATTGACAAGTTCAAATTGAACTTATAAGAATTCgtcacatcaataatttataaaaatattataaaatagtttatatctaTAGTATTACTCATTCTTTATTGGTTATAGAGAACATTGATTAATTATTATGTCCATATTAGAACAAACTAATTGGAATAGTAACTTGAAACAGGCTGAGAGAGCAAGAGGTGATGTACCCTCATCAATCCTATGTTATATGAGAGAAGCTGATGTTTCAGAAGAAATTGCACAGAAGCACATCAAAGACATGATAAACAAGAGTTGGAAGAAAATAAATGGGCAATGCTTCAACCAATTGCCAATGCTGCAATCATTTGTCAATATTGCAACAAATAAT contains:
- the LOC126727284 gene encoding (E,E)-alpha-farnesene synthase-like isoform X2, whose translation is MDCKKQLQFVLRTSSSEMKPQANDIEHERRSANYKPNIWNYDYLQSLSSIYDGQEYERRVQKLKEDVRIIFANAVDSVATFELIDSVNKLGLASHFDMEIKEALDTIASTKKKISSPEEDLYTTALCFRLFRQHGYEVSQDMFRGFMDEKTGLFRENTHINIKEMLELLEASHLGLEGENILDVARDFSTATLKESISSLDSDLAKQVVHVLELPSQRRVQWFDVKWHINSYEKDIHMNSSLLELAKLHFNIVQAILQKDLRESSRWDVSETQQLPECMKTCFLALYNTTDEIANEIQKEKGAWNQVLPYLKKGWIDFCNALFVEAKWYNMGYSPSLQEYLSNAWISSTAPLLLVHEFFSMGHEVTNGMEDFLEKNQEIVYNISIIIRLCNDLGTSMAERARGDVPSSILCYMREADVSEEIAQKHIKDMINKSWKKINGQCFNQLPMLQSFVNIATNNARVAHSLYQYGDGFGVQDRDTRKNIVSLLVEPLSCSTELNCQIMENGSICQL
- the LOC126727284 gene encoding (E,E)-alpha-farnesene synthase-like isoform X1, which gives rise to MDCKKQLQFVLRTSSSEMKPQANDIEHERRSANYKPNIWNYDYLQSLSSIYDGQEYERRVQKLKEDVRIIFANAVDSVATFELIDSVNKLGLASHFDMEIKEALDTIASTKKKISSPEEDLYTTALCFRLFRQHGYEVSQDMFRGFMDEKTGLFRENTHINIKEMLELLEASHLGLEGENILDVARDFSTATLKESISSLDSDLAKQVVHVLELPSQRRVQWFDVKWHINSYEKDIHMNSSLLELAKLHFNIVQAILQKDLRESSRWWRNLGLTENLSFARDRLAESFMCSVGLAFEPEYTCLRKWLTKVVILILIIDDVYDVYGTLEELKHFTNAVNRWDVSETQQLPECMKTCFLALYNTTDEIANEIQKEKGAWNQVLPYLKKGWIDFCNALFVEAKWYNMGYSPSLQEYLSNAWISSTAPLLLVHEFFSMGHEVTNGMEDFLEKNQEIVYNISIIIRLCNDLGTSMAERARGDVPSSILCYMREADVSEEIAQKHIKDMINKSWKKINGQCFNQLPMLQSFVNIATNNARVAHSLYQYGDGFGVQDRDTRKNIVSLLVEPLSCSTELNCQIMENGSICQL